DNA sequence from the Dreissena polymorpha isolate Duluth1 chromosome 3, UMN_Dpol_1.0, whole genome shotgun sequence genome:
GATCATATAGCCATATCCCTCTATTATGTATCCGGACACCAGACTTGCTAAGGATAGACCAATTCCGATTACAACCTCGATGAAAATGATTCCATACATGCGATGAGGTCCTGGCTTTGTGATGTCGGCGATATAAGCCAACGATACTTGAAGGGTTGTTGCGTACTGCCCAGAACAGCCCTCGATGAAGCAAGCTATCAGGAGAAAGACGATAGGCAACTCgagatgaataattaacgccgctGTACCTAATCGCAACGTCGTTCCCACGATGCCTATCGTCAGAAGAAATTTTCGCCCAAACGCGTCCGTGTACGATCCAAAAATCATATTCGCAATGATCGCCGGAACTCCGGACGCCAGTGCAAAATACAGATTCCACGTGGATGCCTCAGAGGTGGCAGTCATTTCCGCCGCGTATATTGCACTGCTGGAATTGGGATTGCAGAAAAGGTCAGCGGACTCATTGCTGGATATGTTTGCTTTTGAATACTCCTGGTTCATAAAATAGTTATTCGTGTATTCCACAAGAGCGAAAAATGAACACAACATAGCGAACATGTACGCGAACACAATCGGCCCGATGAGCCAGTGGCGCCATGTTGTTTTGATCTCTAATGCTCGAAACTTTCGGTAATCAGTAGTCCCCGCGCCATCGGAGTCGTCTGTATTGGAAAGCAGCGTGCTTTTCTCATCGACGTTTGGCTCAAGATGAGGACGGTTAAACGGACTACGGTCCTTTTCTGTCATATTGGCTAAATCCTCTGAATGGTTTAACTTTTGTTGTAGCTACTATTCAACCCATCAAATGATTTATAGAATCTCGGATTCGACTTCGCATTgatcttatatatttttaaacggtTACAAAACtatgtgtatgttttttcaaGTATCTATTCTTCCATCCTAAAATGAACACTACTCATATTCCTGTTATGAACACTTTCATTTATACACACAGGAATCTTAATAAACTGTGTTATCATACGGGTGAACAATACTGTATTAAATAGAACGTGACCCCGCTGAGAAGCTTAGGTTAGACTTCTACTGCTTGATATCGATCCATTGTTGAATTACTATGCAAATATTTGCGCTATCGAACAAGGAAATAAATTGTGTCATCACTGATAATGactattttgtgtatttttacaTATCTTGAGAGGAAAATccaatattatgttttaaatgtatgaaaTTTGGAAAAATATACTATCTGATGTTAAAATATTCGTGTATGATCTCACTATAACATGTGAATTGTTAGCGGATATTTATATCAACCATTGGTTTGAAATAAGTCAAATCACTCTATTTCTTCGAAATCAATAGTCAGACCACTTGGATTTGTATACAAGTTCTTTGGCAGTTTACATTTAACTACGAAATGATTCATGTGAATGTAAGATAATTATACAAAAAGACCATATGCGTAATTGATGATACTTTAGtattaatacatgtttatcaatTCAAATACAGATCGTTGTATGATGAGTACAATAACATAATCCCGTCGTATCGGAGGCTGTACACATATGATGACATGTAACTGATACCAGCTATTGTTATTTTATCTCTTGTACATTGTACAATGGAGTTATATCGCTGAGGTTCATCATTTAGCATTACATGCAGTTCACTGGCGGAAACAAGCTTTATCTATCAGACTGAGCGGTCAAAAtctgtaaaatatatatgttaataaaagatTGTCGTTGTTTATTACTGTAGgtcatataataaaatatatgtaaacattaaaacacattttgatttcGCTGTTGTTGTTtccgtttttttttgttaaaaaatacgtttttaagaAATTCCAAAACGTAGAGTTATTACACGCGCTGGACGTTAGATTTTAATGAAGTGAATAATGTCAATGATTGGAAcatgaaaaatgtaaatataatgtgTACACTATGTGAAGTACAAAttaagattttaaacatttattctctacaataaacatagtataaacaaataaatataaataagcatAACTGTAATATGTATAAGTTCGGTTTAGAAGTAATCAATAATATTACCCATTAAGCAGTTATCAGTGATGAACCTTATGGCTGTTCATTTAAGATTTATATAATCTGATAACAATTGATGATTGCGTATTCATTGAAAAATACTTAAAACCTATTATGTGAGCTTGATTGCATTTAAAGCCCGATGCTCACTGAAACTCTCTATCTTGTGTAGAACCTGTACTTAGTGTCTTTGTGGGATATCTGTAAAGAGGATCTGTGACTTCCGATCGATAGGCGGAAACATTACCCAGTACGCCACGGTGACATCCGATCGATAGGCGGAAACATTATCCATTGCGCCACGGTGACATCCGATCGATAGGCGGAAATattatccattacgccacggtgACATCCGATCGATAGGTGGAAACattatccattacgccacggacACATCCGATCGATAGTCGAAAACattatccattacgccacggtgACATCCGTGGGGACCTAACAGTTTGGGGTCCGAAAACTTATGCAACTGATTATCTTGGTAACTTTGTATTACATACGGCAAATAAACTTGTATTTCATTATTCACATTATTCGTTTGtgcctttttttaaacatttcttgGCATTAATACAGTTGTTTGGCCTTGATCAAGTATTGattgcaaaatactttttctCAATATATTTTAGTTCCTGCACAGCGCTGGTACTTCAAACAATTAAATACTGAAGTTTTATTTGCGAATTTGACTGACGTAAAAGATTAAGATTCGCAAAATAGGAGTACAGCGCAACCAATTCGTAGAGCGCAATACTGCTGTAAGTAGATGGAcacttttgtaaaaaataataaatacgaaaACAATGCTAGCTGATAAAAGTAAGACAAACCTCACACTTTTCgcgtatttttaattttcaaattcaAGACATGACATAAAACACACGCGATTTAATTTGGACCTGTATTATTCCCTCTTCATTTAAAACCCATGAAATATAACAATGGTATTAATTACCATCTCTTTCTTGTGTGTTTCTGTCATTACTTCATTCCATTTATATCAACAATATTAACCATCGAGAACTCGATGCACTAGCTTAAAAGCTAAATAATTACTAGAGATACTGGATTGTTTTGTTGaatacttgtatcaccacaaaACATATGCATTTAACTATGAGATTCCATGTTTTCAATTAAAGACGCAGACGGCATCGGAATATCACATTTCAGAAAGAAGCAGACAAATAGCCTGTCTCCACGTCTTCGGACACAGAGATTGTTTTAACTTTGCCTTGCCCGCGAACAACATCTGGGAGAGACGTTACACTCAGTTGTAGTTCCTTACCAGACGACTTTGTACTTCCGGTTTGCACAATGTTTGATTCAGTCAAGTCGCGAACAAGTTCTTTGAGTTTCACATTTTCAACACTGAGAACTTCGTTTTCGTATTTGAGTTCTTGGTTTCGCAACCGGAAGTTAGTGTCACCATAGTGATCCTTCAGTTGATGGTTTTCTTTCATCAAGTTCTCGTTATCTTCGCTAAGCTCTGaaaagaataataatttatatcaaCGCTTCATGACATGAAAATCTATGGTCTAAGCTAGTgagtatgctagttttcatttCAATTGCAACACACAAAAACGGAGAATTACGCAGGTAAATTGTAACTAGACTTAGTTTCGCTTCTTCGAGACCCTTGTGTCATGCGTATCATATGAGATGCGGACTGTTATATTAAATAGACCGAGTCAGGAATGAACAATTCTTATGTATGGTTTTAAAGCATTCACggtattttacaaaaatgtaaacaataataaatttaGTCGAATTTCGTCCAAAGAGATTAAATCATTGTTGCGGTCGATataaacagagggggtaatcacgtgacaaacaaaatGGCCACgcccatgccgaggcaggtatttttcgtcgtttaatacactttaatacttgtattattaatacatgtatttattcagctcactttctagccatattagaaagaaagttactggcttttgtttcgaagtaatattcgctctatatctcgactttactcggtgcaaaatttcttagcgggattacctaattagggctccacttagaaaatttgcattgagtaaagtcgagatatgaagcgaattaaaatacgaagtaaacgctaatcaccttcttactgatatggctggaaagagagcgtcattttaaaaataaacagaagtaataaagggtataaaacagcaaaaaatgactgtctcggtatggacgtcgccatcttgtctaTCACgtaattaccccctctgatatatAAGGCGTACACGTACTTTATGTTAACTTATCATGCGTTGATTTGGCAACGATATTACATGAATTTTCGTTTATAACTGAAATCACAAATGAATACTAAGCGGTTAATTTCGCTGCTCAAGATTACCAGCCACGCCCTAATATTTATATAAGGATGACGGCCGAAGTTATGGAATTGCAGTCCGTACCTGTACACAGCGCCTCGGCCGTCTCGAGGCGCGCCTGGAGGTCGTCCCTCTCCGCATGCAGCTGCTCCCGGGCCTCCAGAGCGTCAGCGATCGTCACTTCCTGTCGACAGATGCGTTCAGTCAGCAGGTCTACTAGGTCGTTGAGACTATTCTGTAACATAGTGGTCGCATGATATAGGTAATGCTACAGTTATGTTCATGGTATCTATTGTGTTTTTGTCGTTGTTTCAACAGCATTCAATCATGTCACGGGCGTCGATTGAACTGCTTAAACTTGTTCTACGTTAGCTGGTAAACTAGAACGATTTGCACACACTTATGCCAGAAGCTGCCATCTGCAATTACTTGAATCAATAAGAACGATAAGGCGACCGTAGAAACAACTATATTgttcaaacaaaacataaacactgTTGTTCTTAACCAGCCGATTTACTGTATCAAACCTTCTTGTGTAAATAATAAGAATGTTTACtaaatcaaatgttatatattgtaATCATATGCTATTAATAATTGCTATGACATTAAACGTTTTATGTACCGGTATTCTTCTTCAAAACGTAATGTATGATATAATGAACGATTGTTTAACAATTAGCGCATGATACAATTGACAACtgcataaattatcaatttacgGCACACGAATTTTACTACAAGACAATGCATGCCTAATTGCCTATGCGTTTATGCATACGGACATATCAGACGCCGTCCTTAACTCAATTATAGTTGTGTATTAGAAAAACGTCATTAAAACCCAGACGGAACACGTTAAAAACTCACCAAGTCTTGTTTCATGTGTTTCTTATAGTCCTCCAACTCTGACATCCGGCACTCGACGCTAAGCTGGCGCTTCATAAGCCGCCCCTTCTCGCTTCGCAGACTTCCAATCAGGTGGCGCGTGGAATCTAGACATGACTTCAACTTCCGGAACATACTGAAGTCCGCGCTAGTTCGACGTCTCGAGCCAGTGGGCTTTGGCTCTTCCTGTGCTGGAGTTGTTTTTGGCGGCGACGGCGGTATGACGTTGATTCCCAAATCTCCTTCGTCGTAGTCCGCTTCATTCTGTTTTTCTTCGATAACGACGTCTTCCTAAAATGAGATGGGATCCTTGTTTAAAAATCTAATCTGCTACTAAAATTTCTGTCCTGTGCTATTTTGAAGAAATTTTCGACAATTTTGGTAAAATTTTGATAACGTCGTGgctttttaattaaattagaaaatatgattgtttttGATAGTGTTGCTTGTACAAAAGCAACAGTTATATTATCAGAATGGCCACAttattgcatacatgtatgtgattcCCATTTTTCCACTCAGGGTTTTCAACTGTAACTTGGTCTTCATTTATAAATTCATCATGTTCGAGCAAAAATCTGCCTAATACGCACCTCGACGGCGGTATACTTCATGGTCAGCCGGTCCAGCACTTCCGCCAGGTCGTCGATGCTGTCCAGTAACGTCTCCGCGGTGTCCAGGACGCCGTAACTCAACTTCCGGCCGCCGGTTCCCCATACAGGCTGAATGCTGAGACGTTCGCCGTTCATCGTGGAAGCTGTAGTTTAAAAAGCCGGAAATCATCGCAAGTCAAGCGTAAGAAGCTTATTGATTCAAACAAACCCCCGACATGTATACGGCTTTAAATCAACATGGACTGAAATAAATCTTATCGGCGCTATTGATGAGTCGCGGTCATAGAAACCATATGTTTTACTCGTGCAAAAATCttgaaaatattgcatttacGACCACAAACGTCATTAAATACGACCTTGCACCGAAACGATAGCTAAATGAAAAGTTTATACCACTAAGTTTCATTGCACGACTTCAACAAGAAAGCCAAACTGCGAGGCATCAAACGGCCGCCATCGAACAGTTGATATTTTGCCACAAGTTAAACAATATAAGGTGGAATAGTTCCCCTCGATATAACACGTGTTGTGTTACTTAGTACACAGTTTACTCCGGTAACTAATCATCATAGAATTTGTCAGATTGGCACAAGAAATTAAATCAGTAAAAGTGTGAGTACTGATCGACTGTTTTATTGCAGATACAAACATTAAGTTAAATGGATCACAACAAATAAGCCTCGGGTAACCACTGATTTTGAGAATCTGACACGTGAGTGTGTTCGTGAAAAAAAGACGTTAGAGTCAACTGAAACATTCGTATCAAATCCATGTATTGAGTAGACACAGTTTTGTAAATCTATCAACTATCGTTTTTTACCAGATGTATTCTAGAAAAATTAACAAATAGGTCACATACAATATAGCCAAACGCCACACTTactatttgaaatattttcatttttttaaacaaatgagaATAAGTAACACTATGCTTAAACAATCAATTGTAAGGGATGGAGTCAGTATAACTTCTCGCCTCAAATTATTGGGATTCCTGATTTGTTCTTTATTTACCTACATTACTATTACAAATTTATCCAATATAATAGTTGGCAACAGTTTAACTAAATTCTGTTTCTGCACCAAACATCATGAAAGCACGAAACAAATGGCATGTAAtttgtgataattgttttcatgAATTTAAACACAAGTGTACATATTACACACATGTATACCTGAATATTCTAATTTTATCATGCACTATGTAAAATAATCACTGTAATTCATTATCTGTTCAATTATATACGACAATCCGTAAAGTGACGTTAGCATATTGTATGTATCATTATTTTACATAGAATGACAGTGAAACAATATTTATTGCATTCGACAAATACAAGTTTATCGGTGTGACCTTCAAAACCGGCCCAGTGGAGGGCATAATGAATTAAACAACCACAGATGTTTCAAGTGATTTTAACAAAAGAACATTGTTTTGATATCATTAACCGTCAAGGTAACATGACAGTGAACTTCAAAAATGAGTTCGCAATCCTAACGATGGTCAGGTCTCGTTAAGAATCGGTTCTTGATTTTTATAGAAATTAGAAAACCAATAACGTTTACATGACGAAGACATCAAAAGAAATAGTCGAATTCAGTCGTATATTGAATATGATATTTACATATAAGGACTATTTAATATTGTACCGATCTGTACATATGCAATGGATTCTTATCTATTTTAACAtacataacattaatattttttaaagcgacaaaatgttattaaaaccgAAGTTAtatatctgaaaaaaaatataaaaaaaatatcacaataaaCTAATAACAAATTCAAAATTCAAACTAAAACATATATACCAATGTATTAAAGTGTTGTTCTATGGCCTTTTATGATCACTTTTGTTAAATTCGAACAAGTTTTGGGGCGCTAAATCATGCAGGGTCTGCTTAAAAAACTATTTGCATTTCATCGCAAATCTTCAATAATTTCGTCATCATTTATATCCACTAAGTTCATTGAAACACCGTTTTacaaatgcatgtacattttCTATTCATGAACGCATTGATTGTAAACGACAGAAGACCTCAGATAAGATAAACTCAATTAGCCGTTGACATCAAGTCCTTTAAAATATAGAATATCGAATTCAACACACTTTACAAATTCCACTAGAGTCTTGCGATAATGCTACCTAAAgctattcaaattaatataagaTTCTTCGTGACAGCTGGCCATTGAGAAGAATCCTTCAGCTTTCAATAACAATCTAACAAAAGACTTATCAACAGCGTTTGCTATTTGCCCTGTATCGATCTAGTGTAAAGAAATATAGGTAATTGAGCAATATTAACAATGCACTATTCGTTAATTATTTATTTAGGATCCAATTgacttttaattaaataattcttTTTACGCTAATACGTTGTGTTAACTTGTTGGATTAAATTATTGTAAACACAAATCTTAAGTTCCGAAAACAGCAAATGACTTACGAGAGTTAACGCATCAATAGTCAATAGTCATTAAAACCGTCTCATGTAAAGCACCGAACATAAACAAATACTCACCTTAGATTCCAGCAACCTTCGCTGTTTCACCGCTGTACAATTCCTTAAGCAGGCGCCAGAAAACCAGACCCTGGTGAAAAGCGTCCCACGCTATCTTACTAGGACTACAGAACAAGATGTGTGACACGCAGGAGGACTTGTTGACAATGTATGTCGACTCTTGATACCTGTGAACGCAACCAGAGGGTCCTGACAGCGCGCCCGTTACATCAACCATAAATCGAGACTCTGTATAATTTCGAATCACTTGTCAAAcgcagttaaaggggccttttcacgttttggtaaattgacagaattaaaaacaatgtttcag
Encoded proteins:
- the LOC127871654 gene encoding paramyosin-like, whose translation is MNGERLSIQPVWGTGGRKLSYGVLDTAETLLDSIDDLAEVLDRLTMKYTAVEEDVVIEEKQNEADYDEGDLGINVIPPSPPKTTPAQEEPKPTGSRRRTSADFSMFRKLKSCLDSTRHLIGSLRSEKGRLMKRQLSVECRMSELEDYKKHMKQDLNSLNDLVDLLTERICRQEVTIADALEAREQLHAERDDLQARLETAEALCTELSEDNENLMKENHQLKDHYGDTNFRLRNQELKYENEVLSVENVKLKELVRDLTESNIVQTGSTKSSGKELQLSVTSLPDVVRGQGKVKTISVSEDVETGYLSASF